One genomic segment of Nonomuraea coxensis DSM 45129 includes these proteins:
- a CDS encoding carbohydrate ABC transporter permease → MTTTVSPPQARPESETQVRQNWSERLAPYAYIAPFFLIFAIFGLVPLLFTFYVALFDWNPIGEHVFVGFDNFTRLLGDTRFWNAAWNTISIWLLSTVPQLLVALLLAHLLNHARLRLALFWRMSMLVPYITSVAATTIVFAQMFDRDYGLLNWLLGLVGVGPIDFLQSGWGSHTMIAVMVAWRWFGYTTLLYLASLQAVPRTIYEAAAVDGAGAWKQFRHISIPSLRPVIVFTIVTSTIGGLQIFTEPLLVTTTSPLTCGPVRQCQTLTLFLYEQGFGQFQFGYGSAIGVALFVLIIAIASLNYVLSTRIRPERG, encoded by the coding sequence GTGACGACGACGGTCAGCCCGCCGCAGGCACGGCCCGAGTCCGAGACGCAGGTGCGGCAGAACTGGTCCGAGCGGCTGGCGCCGTACGCCTACATCGCCCCGTTCTTCCTCATCTTCGCGATCTTCGGCCTCGTCCCGCTGCTGTTCACGTTCTACGTCGCGCTGTTCGACTGGAACCCCATCGGCGAGCACGTCTTCGTCGGCTTCGACAACTTCACCCGGCTGCTGGGCGACACCCGGTTCTGGAACGCGGCCTGGAACACGATCAGCATCTGGCTGCTGTCCACCGTGCCGCAGCTCCTGGTCGCGCTCCTGCTGGCGCACCTGCTCAACCATGCGCGGCTGCGGCTCGCGCTGTTCTGGCGGATGTCGATGCTGGTGCCGTACATCACCTCGGTGGCGGCCACCACGATCGTCTTCGCCCAGATGTTCGATCGCGACTACGGCCTGCTCAACTGGTTGCTCGGGCTCGTCGGCGTCGGGCCGATCGACTTCCTGCAGTCGGGGTGGGGGAGCCACACCATGATCGCCGTGATGGTGGCCTGGCGCTGGTTCGGCTACACCACCCTGCTCTACCTGGCCTCGCTGCAGGCCGTTCCGCGGACGATCTACGAGGCCGCGGCGGTGGACGGCGCGGGCGCCTGGAAACAGTTCCGGCACATCTCCATCCCGTCGCTGCGCCCGGTCATCGTGTTCACGATCGTCACCTCCACCATCGGCGGCCTGCAGATATTCACCGAGCCGCTGCTCGTCACCACCACCTCGCCGCTGACCTGCGGGCCCGTCCGGCAGTGCCAGACGCTCACGCTCTTCCTGTACGAGCAGGGCTTCGGCCAGTTCCAGTTCGGCTACGGCTCCGCCATCGGCGTGGCCCTGTTCGTACTGATCATCGCCATCGCGTCGCTCAACTATGTCCTGTCCACGCGAATCCGCCCGGAGCGAGGATGA
- a CDS encoding ABC transporter substrate-binding protein: MKLRRTTPVVLAAALALTAACGGGGGSAQPSGDGKSFEFWSFSGINQKKSVEDYQKANPGVQVKLTEVGGSTETAQALTTALAGGKVPDLVLIQGDDLPKFVQQPQNFQDLRQYGADKIKSDYLDWVISQSTARSGEIIGIPTDVGGMAVAYRTDLFKQAGLPTDRDEVSKLWPTWDAFIETGKKYTAATGKAFVDNAATSVFYQAVNQGPQKYYDPSGNVVYATSPQVKTAFDLAIKTAQSGITARLSSFEDGWSAAMSKGDYAVISAPSWLLEQIRNNAPDTKGKWDVAKIPGGAGNWGGSYLAIPKGAANPKAAWDYISKTQSPQGQLDHFVDSGALPTTPSAYQDPKLLGRKDPFFSDAPTGKIYTESLLGLKPFLIGPDSAAIGQEFLNAITNVEQGKGDPAKAWDTALANIKTSIGK; this comes from the coding sequence GTGAAGCTCCGTAGAACCACCCCGGTCGTTCTTGCCGCGGCTCTCGCCCTGACCGCCGCCTGCGGAGGCGGCGGCGGCTCGGCCCAGCCCTCGGGCGACGGCAAATCGTTCGAGTTCTGGTCGTTCAGCGGCATCAACCAGAAGAAGTCCGTCGAGGACTATCAGAAGGCCAATCCGGGCGTGCAGGTGAAGCTCACCGAGGTGGGCGGCTCGACGGAGACCGCGCAGGCGCTCACCACGGCGCTGGCCGGGGGCAAGGTGCCCGACCTGGTGCTCATCCAGGGGGATGACCTGCCCAAGTTCGTCCAGCAGCCGCAGAACTTCCAGGACCTGCGCCAGTATGGCGCCGACAAGATCAAGAGCGACTACCTGGACTGGGTGATCAGCCAGTCCACGGCCAGGTCCGGCGAGATCATCGGCATTCCCACCGACGTCGGCGGCATGGCCGTCGCCTACCGGACCGACCTGTTCAAGCAGGCCGGCCTGCCCACCGACCGGGACGAGGTGAGCAAGCTCTGGCCGACCTGGGACGCCTTCATCGAGACCGGCAAGAAGTACACCGCCGCGACCGGCAAGGCGTTCGTCGACAACGCCGCCACCAGCGTCTTCTACCAGGCCGTCAACCAGGGGCCGCAGAAGTACTACGACCCCTCCGGCAATGTCGTCTACGCCACCAGCCCCCAGGTCAAGACGGCGTTCGACCTGGCGATCAAGACGGCGCAGTCCGGGATCACCGCCAGGCTGAGCTCCTTCGAGGACGGCTGGAGCGCGGCGATGAGCAAGGGCGACTACGCCGTCATCTCCGCGCCGTCGTGGCTGCTCGAACAGATCCGCAACAACGCCCCCGACACCAAGGGCAAGTGGGACGTCGCCAAGATCCCCGGCGGCGCCGGCAACTGGGGCGGCAGCTACCTGGCCATTCCCAAGGGCGCGGCCAACCCCAAGGCGGCCTGGGACTACATCTCCAAGACCCAGTCGCCGCAGGGCCAGCTCGATCATTTCGTCGACTCCGGCGCGTTGCCCACCACCCCGTCCGCCTACCAGGACCCGAAGCTCCTCGGCCGCAAGGACCCGTTCTTCTCCGACGCGCCGACCGGGAAGATCTACACCGAGTCGCTGCTCGGGCTCAAGCCCTTCCTCATCGGCCCGGACAGCGCCGCCATCGGCCAGGAGTTCCTGAACGCGATCACCAACGTCGAACAGGGCAAGGGCGATCCAGCCAAGGCGTGGGACACGGCACTGGCCAACATCAAGACCTCGATCGGCAAGTGA
- a CDS encoding LacI family DNA-binding transcriptional regulator, producing MAGVSLATASKVLNGRSDVGPRTRELVLEAMAEIGYMPTAARHEQTRGRTLVTVLDIVESRYAGTVLQGILVAATSAQAELLLRLPSDGAAATSPTAARAWMEREKASGVVGIIALAVAVPGSLLLAAEELMVPVVTIDPIDTSESRLVSIGSTNWAGGRSATEHVITLGHRRIGWIGGPLGSAPSLERFHGYQAALSSAGIAPDGALIRHEAFSVEAGHRHGRDLLALDERPTAIVAGNDEIALGVLAAAKDFGISVPGELSVTGFDDTPQTEWTTPRLTSVRQPLVGMGRMAVETVLGMADGVQPASRHLQLATTLSVRDSTGPVPRS from the coding sequence ATGGCCGGAGTCTCCCTGGCGACCGCTTCGAAAGTGCTCAACGGCCGCAGCGACGTCGGGCCGAGGACGCGCGAGCTCGTCCTGGAGGCCATGGCCGAGATCGGCTACATGCCGACCGCGGCACGGCACGAGCAGACCCGGGGCCGCACCCTCGTCACCGTGCTCGACATCGTGGAGTCCCGTTACGCCGGGACGGTGCTTCAAGGCATCCTCGTGGCCGCGACCTCCGCGCAGGCCGAGCTGCTCCTCCGCCTGCCGTCCGACGGGGCGGCCGCCACGAGCCCCACGGCGGCCCGCGCCTGGATGGAGAGGGAGAAGGCGTCCGGCGTCGTCGGCATCATCGCGCTCGCCGTCGCCGTACCAGGCTCGCTGCTGCTGGCCGCGGAGGAGCTCATGGTCCCCGTCGTGACGATCGACCCGATCGACACCTCCGAGTCGCGCCTCGTCAGCATCGGATCCACGAACTGGGCGGGCGGCCGCTCGGCGACCGAGCACGTCATCACGCTCGGCCACCGCAGGATCGGCTGGATCGGCGGCCCGCTCGGCTCCGCCCCCTCGCTGGAGCGCTTCCACGGGTACCAGGCCGCGCTCAGCTCGGCCGGCATCGCGCCGGACGGCGCGCTGATCCGCCATGAGGCCTTCTCCGTCGAGGCGGGGCATCGGCACGGGCGCGACCTCCTCGCGCTCGACGAGCGTCCGACCGCGATCGTCGCGGGCAACGACGAGATAGCCCTCGGGGTCCTCGCCGCGGCGAAGGACTTCGGCATCTCCGTGCCGGGGGAGCTGTCGGTCACCGGTTTCGACGACACGCCGCAGACCGAGTGGACCACGCCCAGGCTCACCTCCGTCCGGCAGCCTCTGGTCGGCATGGGCCGGATGGCCGTCGAGACCGTCCTCGGCATGGCCGACGGCGTCCAGCCTGCCTCCAGGCACCTCCAGCTGGCGACCACCCTCAGCGTCCGCGACTCGACGGGCCCCGTCCCGCGGTCCTGA
- a CDS encoding GH39 family glycosyl hydrolase — translation MDACRSSIRIDGEARDESALPHVWSRCVGAGRANEALRADWQRQFAEAVAAAGFRYVRFHGIFHDDMFVYRERYGGGFGEDAPLASPVYTFSYVDKVFDFILECGARPFVELGFMPRDLATVTETLFWWGAHCSPPKDAARWVELVTRSIEHWIDRYGLDEVREWRFEVWNEPNLVPHFWTGTKTEYFELYEQTVRAIKTIDPALRVGGPATSVFVPDDRYKGETEDRSAMLATATAADVDALDWRPVWIEDFISWCAERELPIDFISTHTYPTDYAFGADGEAVQITRYADATFDDLTLLGELVKDSPYPDAEIHVTEWSTSPSGRDFIHDTLFAATYITRSYLKCATLADSISYWAFTDVFEEGGAGIGPFHGGFGLVNEAGIHKPAFHAFTMLGRLGDRLLLATPDGVVTRDSRTSAVSAVFFNYPEDMALRGLSSQGSYAATRALAEVGPSRRIRHAIGGLEPGTTFLVEIMDWEHGNAAEAWYRLGSPLNPSPAESEHLRRVGDSLLRFTLTVSGTGVLDLDVELAPWGVMSLRQSS, via the coding sequence ATGGACGCTTGCAGATCCTCGATCCGCATCGACGGCGAGGCACGCGACGAGAGCGCGCTCCCGCACGTCTGGAGCCGGTGTGTCGGCGCCGGGCGGGCCAACGAGGCGCTGCGCGCGGACTGGCAGCGGCAGTTCGCTGAAGCGGTCGCCGCCGCCGGATTCCGGTACGTCCGGTTTCACGGCATCTTTCATGACGACATGTTCGTGTACCGGGAGCGGTACGGCGGCGGTTTCGGCGAGGACGCGCCCCTCGCCTCGCCCGTGTACACGTTCAGCTACGTCGACAAGGTGTTCGACTTCATCCTGGAGTGCGGGGCCCGCCCGTTCGTCGAGCTGGGCTTCATGCCACGCGATCTGGCGACGGTGACCGAGACGCTGTTCTGGTGGGGCGCTCACTGCAGCCCGCCCAAAGACGCGGCGCGCTGGGTCGAGCTGGTGACGAGGTCGATCGAGCACTGGATCGACCGGTACGGCCTCGACGAGGTGCGGGAGTGGCGCTTCGAGGTGTGGAACGAGCCGAACCTCGTCCCGCACTTCTGGACCGGGACGAAGACCGAGTACTTCGAGCTCTACGAGCAGACCGTCCGGGCGATCAAGACGATCGATCCCGCGTTGCGGGTGGGCGGGCCCGCGACGAGTGTCTTCGTTCCCGACGACCGCTACAAGGGCGAGACCGAGGACCGCTCCGCGATGCTCGCGACGGCCACCGCCGCCGACGTGGACGCGCTCGACTGGCGCCCGGTGTGGATCGAGGACTTCATCTCCTGGTGCGCGGAGCGCGAGCTGCCGATCGACTTCATCTCGACCCACACCTACCCCACGGACTACGCCTTCGGCGCCGACGGCGAGGCGGTGCAGATCACCAGGTACGCCGACGCGACCTTCGACGACCTGACCCTGCTCGGCGAACTCGTGAAGGACAGCCCGTATCCCGATGCGGAAATCCACGTCACCGAGTGGTCGACGTCGCCGTCGGGCCGCGACTTCATCCACGACACGCTGTTCGCGGCGACCTACATCACCCGGTCGTACCTGAAGTGCGCCACCCTCGCCGACTCGATCTCCTACTGGGCCTTCACCGACGTCTTCGAGGAGGGCGGCGCCGGGATCGGCCCGTTCCACGGCGGGTTCGGCCTGGTGAACGAGGCCGGCATCCACAAACCGGCCTTCCACGCGTTCACGATGCTGGGACGGCTCGGCGACCGGCTGCTCCTCGCCACGCCCGACGGTGTCGTGACCCGGGACAGCCGGACGTCGGCCGTGTCGGCGGTGTTCTTCAACTACCCCGAGGACATGGCCTTGAGAGGTCTCAGCTCGCAGGGCTCCTACGCCGCGACCCGCGCGCTGGCCGAAGTGGGGCCGAGCCGCAGGATCCGCCACGCGATCGGCGGCTTGGAGCCCGGCACCACCTTCCTCGTCGAGATCATGGACTGGGAACACGGGAACGCGGCCGAGGCCTGGTACCGGCTCGGCTCCCCCCTCAACCCGTCCCCCGCCGAGAGCGAGCACCTGCGCAGGGTCGGGGACTCGCTCCTCAGGTTCACGCTGACCGTGTCCGGCACCGGCGTTCTGGACCTCGATGTCGAGCTCGCCCCCTGGGGCGTGATGTCGCTGAGGCAGTCGTCCTGA
- a CDS encoding response regulator produces MTERLRAVIVDDQALVRTGFRMILAADGIEVAAEAANGDEAVAAVRRTRPDVVLMDIRMPQMDGLEATRRILVGGAEDTRVLILTTYDLDHYVYAALAAGASGFLLKDVTPEHLVAAVRLVRSGDALLAPTITRRLVERFARRDNVTPTLHRNLSQLTPRELDVLRLLATGLSNAELADQLTLSVATVKTHVARILSKLGLRDRVQAVVVAYETGLISPGGTG; encoded by the coding sequence ATGACCGAGCGGCTGCGCGCTGTCATCGTCGACGACCAGGCACTGGTTCGCACGGGATTCCGCATGATCCTCGCCGCCGACGGCATCGAAGTGGCTGCCGAGGCCGCCAACGGGGACGAAGCCGTCGCCGCGGTCCGCCGTACCAGGCCCGACGTCGTGCTCATGGACATCCGGATGCCGCAGATGGACGGCCTCGAAGCCACCCGGCGGATCCTCGTGGGCGGCGCCGAGGACACCCGCGTGCTGATCCTGACCACCTACGACCTCGACCACTACGTGTACGCCGCGCTCGCCGCGGGGGCGAGCGGGTTCCTGCTCAAGGACGTCACACCCGAACACCTGGTGGCCGCGGTACGCCTGGTGCGCTCCGGCGACGCCCTGCTCGCGCCCACCATCACCCGTCGCCTGGTCGAACGTTTCGCCCGCCGCGACAACGTGACGCCCACCCTCCACCGCAATCTGTCCCAGCTGACGCCTCGGGAACTGGACGTGCTGCGCCTGCTCGCCACCGGCCTGAGCAACGCCGAACTCGCCGACCAGCTGACCCTCAGCGTGGCCACGGTGAAGACCCACGTCGCGCGCATCCTGTCCAAGCTCGGCCTGCGTGACCGCGTCCAAGCCGTGGTGGTCGCCTACGAGACCGGCCTGATCTCCCCCGGCGGCACCGGCTGA
- a CDS encoding sensor histidine kinase: MALTALPLAARRRYPLITFWVVLAAALATHAGATWITVLTCAVAAYGAVVHSRNRFLAMGGLVLAAGLAGGAFRDVAPGLPNWMGPFVVLLSVGVFGSFVRFWRRQQGASRHRLAELQRAQADAMRRAVAEERSRIAAELHDVVTHNVSVMVIQAGAARKVMDVEPEQSKQALIAIESGGRAAMAELRHVMGLLAGPGGERLDGPSDGLEPQPGLDQLEALVERVRAAGVPVSVEVSPPGPLPPGIDLTAYRVVQEALTNTIKHAAGAAACVTIGHDGDWLEIEVTDTGGARSAGPRTGDGRGLIGLRERLRAYGGTLDAGRTAGGGFRIKARVSWRTT; encoded by the coding sequence GTGGCGCTGACGGCGTTGCCGCTGGCGGCGCGGCGCCGGTACCCGCTCATCACCTTCTGGGTGGTGCTGGCCGCGGCGCTGGCCACCCACGCGGGTGCGACCTGGATCACCGTACTGACCTGCGCTGTCGCCGCGTACGGTGCCGTCGTCCACAGCCGTAACAGGTTCCTGGCGATGGGTGGCCTTGTGCTCGCGGCCGGGCTCGCCGGTGGCGCCTTCCGGGACGTCGCGCCTGGGCTGCCGAATTGGATGGGACCGTTCGTCGTCCTGCTGAGCGTCGGCGTCTTCGGGAGCTTCGTCCGTTTCTGGCGGCGACAGCAGGGAGCCAGCCGGCATCGGCTCGCCGAGCTGCAGCGGGCGCAGGCCGACGCCATGCGCAGGGCTGTCGCGGAGGAGCGCTCCCGGATCGCCGCCGAGCTCCACGATGTGGTGACCCACAATGTCAGCGTGATGGTGATCCAGGCCGGCGCGGCCCGCAAGGTCATGGACGTGGAGCCGGAGCAGTCGAAGCAGGCTCTGATCGCGATCGAGTCCGGCGGCCGGGCCGCCATGGCCGAACTGCGCCACGTCATGGGCCTGCTCGCCGGCCCGGGTGGTGAGCGTCTCGACGGGCCTTCCGACGGGCTCGAACCCCAACCCGGGCTCGACCAGCTCGAAGCCCTGGTGGAACGGGTCCGCGCGGCCGGCGTGCCGGTGAGCGTCGAGGTGTCGCCTCCTGGGCCGCTGCCTCCCGGGATCGACCTCACCGCCTACCGCGTCGTGCAGGAGGCCCTCACCAACACGATCAAGCACGCAGCCGGGGCCGCCGCGTGCGTGACGATCGGTCATGACGGCGACTGGCTGGAGATCGAGGTCACTGACACAGGCGGGGCACGGAGCGCCGGGCCGCGGACCGGCGACGGCAGGGGGCTGATCGGGTTGCGCGAGCGGCTCCGTGCCTACGGCGGGACCCTGGACGCCGGACGGACTGCCGGGGGCGGATTCCGGATCAAGGCCCGCGTCTCATGGAGGACAACATGA
- a CDS encoding ABC transporter ATP-binding protein: MTFVLQAQALGKKYGKRWALSDCSIDIPAGHVVGLVGPNGAGKTTLLKLASGQLEPTAGDISVLGGRPGGTPGQLARVGFVAQDTPLYAGLTIAEHLRLGARLNPRWDADMARERIARLGLAPSRRAGRLSGGERAQLALTLGLAKRPELLILDEPVASLDPLARREFMQRLVEATVEHEFSVVLSSHLISDLERICDYVIVLVDSRVQVTGEVDGLLATHYRLTGPRRTLDRLPSDQHVVSAGETDRQSTVVVRGDAAILDPAWTVSRLSLEDLVLAYMDKHAAGNRRAAVEVQR, translated from the coding sequence GTGACTTTTGTCCTGCAGGCCCAGGCACTGGGCAAGAAGTACGGCAAGCGCTGGGCACTGAGCGACTGCTCCATCGACATCCCGGCAGGCCACGTCGTGGGGCTGGTGGGCCCCAACGGAGCAGGGAAGACCACGTTGCTGAAGCTGGCGAGCGGTCAGCTCGAACCGACGGCGGGCGACATCTCGGTGCTCGGCGGGCGGCCCGGGGGCACGCCCGGGCAACTGGCCAGGGTCGGGTTCGTCGCCCAGGACACCCCCCTCTACGCCGGGCTGACCATCGCCGAACACCTGCGATTAGGCGCCCGGCTCAACCCCCGCTGGGACGCCGACATGGCGCGCGAGCGGATCGCGCGGCTCGGTCTCGCGCCCTCGCGTCGGGCGGGCAGGCTGTCGGGCGGCGAGCGCGCCCAGCTCGCCCTCACCCTGGGCCTGGCCAAGCGACCGGAGCTGCTGATCCTCGACGAGCCGGTCGCCTCGCTCGACCCGCTGGCGCGCCGGGAGTTCATGCAGAGGCTGGTGGAGGCCACGGTCGAGCACGAGTTCAGCGTGGTGCTCTCCTCCCACCTGATCTCCGACCTGGAACGGATCTGCGATTACGTGATCGTGCTCGTCGACTCCCGCGTCCAGGTGACCGGTGAGGTCGACGGGCTGCTGGCCACCCACTACCGGCTCACCGGCCCGCGCCGTACCCTCGATCGGCTCCCCTCCGACCAGCACGTGGTCTCCGCCGGAGAGACCGACCGGCAGAGCACCGTCGTCGTCCGTGGCGACGCCGCGATCCTCGACCCCGCCTGGACGGTCAGCCGGCTCAGCCTGGAAGACCTCGTCCTCGCCTACATGGACAAGCACGCCGCAGGGAACCGGCGGGCCGCCGTGGAGGTGCAGCGATGA
- a CDS encoding S41 family peptidase: MTVLRTAAAVLAVLLAAACTAPTPPRIQAGTAGATACTPPHGPREPETATTIDVIEQAYFCILGNYYSGATLDARSLLTVGFLALTQEINRDGRDVPDAIMPALTGDRKADWAAFETAYRKITDQVPDLRDKLAVVTLEAIVAALGDNHANWTHDVKRPLDYYDGDGYGLGLEANVDVSQADGDTPRVALAPLFVTTVLGGAAQAAGLLPGDVIESINGTPPFFDGKATPAIAALYPEYPKVRPVELRLLRQATGRRWTVTLTPGPYERDLAALQVVRSKLLDDDVAYVRMTGFAPDSANRVLKAITRLRTGRTLSGVVLDLRGNSGGSPAEATRLLSAFVHGKVTAYQCAVDGKCSTSRTDDTVQLLHLPLVVLVDQGCASACEHTSAAVKDLRIGQLVGTRTAGVISGPARSYLLANNTLLTFPDRHHLGPGREVIDRIGVPPDHYVPLTPKDAAAGRDPALAKALTLLHK; this comes from the coding sequence ATGACCGTCCTCAGGACCGCGGCCGCCGTTCTCGCCGTCCTCCTGGCGGCGGCCTGCACGGCGCCGACGCCGCCGCGCATCCAGGCGGGCACGGCGGGCGCAACGGCCTGCACGCCGCCCCACGGCCCGCGGGAACCGGAGACGGCCACCACGATCGACGTCATCGAGCAGGCGTACTTCTGCATCCTCGGCAACTACTACAGCGGCGCCACGCTGGACGCCCGATCGCTGCTGACCGTCGGGTTCCTCGCCCTGACGCAGGAGATCAACCGCGACGGGCGCGACGTGCCCGATGCGATCATGCCGGCGCTGACCGGTGACCGGAAAGCCGACTGGGCCGCCTTCGAGACCGCCTACCGGAAGATCACCGACCAGGTCCCCGACCTGCGCGACAAGCTGGCCGTCGTCACCTTGGAAGCCATCGTGGCCGCCCTCGGTGACAACCACGCCAACTGGACGCACGACGTCAAGCGACCGCTCGACTACTACGACGGCGACGGCTACGGCCTGGGCCTTGAGGCGAACGTGGACGTCTCGCAGGCCGACGGCGACACTCCCCGCGTCGCCCTCGCCCCGCTATTCGTCACCACCGTGCTCGGCGGCGCGGCACAGGCCGCCGGGCTGCTTCCCGGCGACGTCATCGAGTCGATCAACGGGACGCCGCCCTTCTTCGACGGGAAGGCCACCCCGGCGATCGCCGCCCTCTACCCCGAATATCCAAAGGTGCGCCCGGTCGAGTTGCGGCTCCTTCGGCAGGCCACCGGCCGCCGCTGGACGGTCACGCTCACGCCCGGCCCCTACGAGCGTGATCTGGCCGCGCTGCAGGTGGTGCGGTCGAAGCTGCTGGACGACGACGTCGCCTACGTACGGATGACCGGATTCGCCCCCGACTCCGCGAACAGGGTGCTCAAGGCGATCACCAGGCTGCGCACCGGCCGGACCCTGTCCGGCGTCGTGCTGGACCTGCGCGGCAACAGCGGCGGCAGCCCCGCGGAGGCGACCCGGCTGCTGAGCGCGTTCGTCCACGGCAAGGTCACCGCCTACCAGTGCGCCGTGGACGGAAAATGCTCGACCTCCCGGACCGACGACACCGTGCAACTGCTCCACCTGCCCCTGGTCGTGCTCGTCGACCAGGGCTGCGCCTCGGCGTGCGAGCACACCAGCGCCGCGGTCAAAGACCTGCGCATCGGCCAACTGGTCGGCACCAGAACCGCCGGCGTGATCTCCGGCCCGGCCCGGTCGTACCTGCTCGCCAACAACACCCTCCTGACTTTCCCTGACAGGCACCACCTGGGGCCCGGCCGCGAGGTGATCGACCGGATCGGCGTGCCGCCCGACCACTACGTGCCCCTGACCCCGAAGGACGCGGCCGCCGGGCGCGACCCCGCGCTGGCCAAGGCCCTGACCTTGCTGCACAAGTGA
- a CDS encoding alpha/beta hydrolase family protein has product MRQILAVTAGLAVLAASACSAPAPPRSDAPPVTPAGPATLPAPTGPHPVGTIALYLKDISRPDPWNLDADARELKVTLWYPTEQRDGQHAPYMTPKESELLLKGTGIASAPYDTLSKTRTNAILNAEPAGKKLPLVVVSPGFTKPMSTLTSLAEDLASRGYVVAGIDHTYESYATTFPDGRVAECLACDSDTDPGFGTGTVQGRVADVSFVLDQLPSKWDDSSLIDRSRIAMAGQSLGGATALAAMVKEPRIRAGIDMDGTTYARIPKSGLSRPFLFMGTKQHVPSGPDNSWDRDWNLLTGWKRWIVLTGTEHTSFTDSPLLADALAIKPLPGTLPAARAAELTRTYVAAFLDRHLKSQPQSLMEGPSSRYPEVKFCTSPPEPRWRARRHKPA; this is encoded by the coding sequence ATGAGACAGATCCTGGCCGTCACCGCGGGACTGGCCGTCCTGGCCGCGTCCGCCTGCTCCGCACCCGCACCGCCCCGATCCGACGCCCCGCCGGTCACGCCAGCCGGCCCCGCCACCCTGCCCGCCCCCACCGGCCCCCACCCTGTCGGCACCATAGCCCTGTACCTGAAGGACATCTCCCGCCCCGACCCCTGGAATCTCGACGCCGATGCCAGAGAGCTCAAGGTCACCCTGTGGTATCCGACCGAGCAGCGCGACGGGCAGCACGCGCCGTACATGACACCCAAGGAATCGGAACTCCTGCTCAAGGGCACCGGGATCGCGAGCGCGCCGTACGACACGCTGAGCAAGACCCGCACCAACGCCATCCTCAACGCCGAACCCGCAGGGAAGAAGCTGCCGCTGGTGGTAGTCTCCCCCGGCTTCACCAAGCCGATGAGCACACTGACGTCCCTGGCCGAGGACCTGGCCAGCCGGGGGTACGTCGTGGCGGGGATCGACCACACCTACGAGAGCTACGCCACCACCTTCCCGGACGGGCGGGTCGCGGAATGCCTCGCCTGCGACAGCGACACCGACCCCGGCTTCGGCACAGGGACGGTCCAGGGCCGGGTGGCCGACGTCTCCTTCGTCCTCGACCAGCTGCCATCGAAGTGGGACGACTCCAGCCTGATCGACCGCTCCAGAATCGCGATGGCGGGCCAGTCGCTCGGCGGGGCCACCGCCCTGGCGGCCATGGTGAAGGAGCCCCGGATACGCGCCGGGATCGACATGGACGGCACCACCTACGCCCGCATCCCGAAGAGCGGGTTGTCTCGGCCGTTCCTGTTCATGGGGACGAAGCAGCATGTCCCCAGCGGCCCCGACAACTCCTGGGACCGCGACTGGAACCTGCTGACAGGATGGAAGCGCTGGATCGTCCTGACGGGCACCGAACACACGTCCTTCACCGACAGCCCGCTGCTGGCGGACGCCCTCGCCATCAAGCCCCTGCCCGGTACCCTGCCCGCGGCCCGCGCTGCCGAGCTCACCCGCACCTACGTGGCGGCCTTCCTCGACCGGCACCTGAAGTCGCAGCCGCAATCCCTCATGGAGGGGCCGTCATCCCGCTACCCCGAGGTCAAGTTCTGCACCTCCCCGCCAGAACCCCGTTGGCGCGCTCGACGACATAAGCCTGCGTGA